The following are encoded in a window of Verrucomicrobiota bacterium genomic DNA:
- a CDS encoding tRNA-dihydrouridine synthase — translation MASSAKHRLPWFKPDEFPLYLAPMAGFTDIAFRHLCKKEGADVMVSEFVMCEALIRNAPGVWETIEFSEFQRPMGVQIFGSQTDSMAEAARLIEGRLRPDFIDLNFGCPSEKVTRAEAGCSLLRNLPQLAKIAGAVRGATPRTPVTAKIRIGWDEDSIVASEAARLLENEGMEAIAIHGRTRVQGYRGDADMAVIEQVATERNVPVIANGSVEDWDRIHHLSNDTDCSGAMIGRAALGNPWIFGRVKEFLKTGTVPPPPTLSERLETLLFYAEELVASPLGQQKGCSIAWMRPKLKSLLKDLPHSRKAKVAIDRSEDITELREILSQIEKRVTSHIS, via the coding sequence ATGGCATCATCGGCAAAGCACCGACTTCCCTGGTTCAAACCAGACGAGTTTCCTCTTTACCTCGCGCCTATGGCGGGCTTTACGGACATCGCATTTCGGCATCTCTGCAAGAAAGAAGGTGCCGATGTCATGGTATCGGAATTCGTAATGTGCGAAGCACTCATTCGGAATGCGCCTGGAGTATGGGAAACGATCGAGTTCTCCGAGTTTCAACGACCCATGGGCGTTCAGATTTTCGGTTCTCAAACCGACTCGATGGCGGAAGCCGCTCGTCTCATTGAAGGCCGACTACGACCTGACTTTATCGACCTCAACTTTGGCTGCCCTTCCGAAAAAGTCACTCGGGCCGAGGCAGGCTGTTCTCTTCTCCGCAACCTACCGCAGCTCGCAAAGATCGCCGGTGCCGTTCGGGGAGCCACTCCTCGAACTCCCGTCACCGCAAAAATTAGAATTGGCTGGGACGAAGATTCCATTGTCGCTTCCGAGGCAGCCCGACTCCTTGAAAACGAAGGTATGGAAGCTATCGCGATCCACGGGAGGACGAGAGTGCAAGGCTACCGCGGAGACGCCGACATGGCCGTTATCGAGCAAGTCGCCACAGAGAGGAATGTGCCCGTGATTGCAAACGGTAGTGTCGAGGATTGGGATCGAATCCATCATCTCAGCAATGACACGGACTGTTCCGGTGCCATGATCGGTCGAGCGGCCTTGGGTAATCCATGGATTTTTGGAAGAGTGAAAGAGTTTTTAAAGACTGGCACTGTTCCTCCACCACCTACACTGAGCGAGCGCTTGGAGACGCTGCTGTTCTATGCTGAAGAGCTTGTTGCCTCACCCCTAGGACAGCAAAAAGGCTGCTCGATTGCTTGGATGAGGCCTAAGCTCAAGTCGCTTCTCAAGGATCTGCCTCATAGTAGAAAAGCGAAAGTCGCAATCGATCGGTCGGAAGACATCACTGAACTGCGAGAGATTCTAAGCCAAATCGAGAAAAGAGTCACCAGCCATATCTCCTAA
- a CDS encoding efflux RND transporter periplasmic adaptor subunit, with the protein MKVLLPFLVLIVAGATTATAIFLRPKPESREPIVTTTPIQAMVADSRPTQLIVHSQGTVMPDKEATIATEVSGLVIDVSPRFETGFFVEEGEVLLRLDPTNFEAAFSEARANLLSAETALIQAEADAEQAIEDLRQVGIENPSALARREPQLEQARLLVDSAQAALDLAAMNLERTQIKAPFAGQIIETLVDKGDVLAGTGAEVGRIFGTNEAEVRLFLSRDDLTHLKLPATPSAINAAPEEKPKVTLTAGEGNNLVERTGWIDRLEGNTDSVTRLRGAVARFEDPLAIHENEPEAPIAFGSFVRAKIHGDVLPSAFRIPIVALVGEDKIRIIDSENRLQERTVTIRKRNGTDMVITAGLKDGELICLTPLGAFVPGMPVRIEDNGS; encoded by the coding sequence ATGAAAGTTCTTCTACCTTTTCTTGTTCTCATTGTTGCCGGGGCAACGACGGCAACTGCGATCTTTCTCCGCCCAAAGCCTGAATCGAGGGAACCCATTGTAACGACAACTCCGATACAAGCCATGGTTGCAGACTCCCGTCCAACCCAACTGATCGTGCACTCCCAGGGAACGGTCATGCCCGATAAGGAAGCGACTATCGCCACCGAGGTAAGTGGTCTGGTGATTGATGTATCTCCACGTTTCGAAACGGGCTTCTTTGTCGAGGAGGGCGAAGTCCTCCTTCGCTTGGATCCAACCAACTTCGAGGCGGCCTTTTCTGAGGCTCGGGCGAATCTTCTTTCCGCGGAGACAGCTCTCATACAAGCGGAAGCAGATGCCGAACAAGCAATTGAGGATCTCCGCCAAGTTGGGATCGAAAACCCGTCCGCACTCGCCCGTAGGGAACCGCAATTGGAACAGGCGCGCCTTTTGGTGGACTCGGCTCAGGCCGCCCTTGACCTTGCGGCGATGAACCTTGAACGCACTCAGATAAAGGCTCCTTTCGCCGGGCAGATAATCGAAACCCTGGTCGACAAAGGAGACGTTCTAGCAGGAACAGGCGCTGAGGTTGGCCGGATTTTCGGAACAAATGAAGCCGAAGTGCGACTATTTCTCTCACGGGATGATCTAACCCACCTGAAGCTTCCAGCAACTCCATCGGCGATCAACGCAGCACCCGAGGAGAAGCCAAAGGTCACCCTCACTGCCGGAGAAGGAAACAACCTGGTTGAGCGGACGGGTTGGATCGATCGGTTGGAAGGAAATACCGACTCGGTCACGAGATTGCGGGGCGCAGTTGCACGGTTTGAGGATCCTCTCGCAATCCATGAAAACGAACCGGAAGCCCCTATTGCTTTTGGCTCTTTCGTTCGCGCTAAGATCCACGGCGATGTGCTCCCGAGTGCTTTCCGCATACCGATCGTCGCTCTTGTGGGTGAGGATAAGATTCGAATCATTGATTCGGAAAATCGTCTGCAAGAAAGAACCGTAACCATCCGGAAAAGGAATGGAACCGATATGGTGATTACGGCGGGCCTCAAAGATGGTGAGTTGATCTGCCTCACCCCACTTGGGGCTTT
- a CDS encoding TolC family protein → MSLLRQFSAMILLFLISAGCASKQKPLAEEAAQERFPNQDFSEETSEPTDFSALWVRDFDDPQLEELMEQTLAENPDIAAAAAQLRAATAVTRIVGADRLPQVSAQAIGSRGRTVTEFDFPGVGETIQTQTENRFELGLSLSWEVDLWGRLADSRQAALFDEEASAARFAGTQLALSTSVARAWFEATALTLQVTIAEKQLEVAERSLRATEDRVNRGLLGSLELSLARSQVEGSISILENRTREMRNSFRLVQTLSGVFPDGDFEPAPQLPTLVDPPPEAIPSTVLARRPDLQAASLDISAADSRVSSAEKSLIPTLSLSGNFGTSSDELSDLLDSDFTVWNIAGNLLQPIFQGGRLRAQVEQQEALLAVAIADFESTLLTAFREVEDALDSDKFLREAALRAESSAMLAQEAAKVGFDQYERGLISLLDVLELQNRAFESFTQAIDLKLSALLNRIDLYAALGGGFESYPPPKTTLSSR, encoded by the coding sequence ATGTCTCTACTCCGTCAGTTTTCGGCTATGATACTCCTGTTTCTTATCAGCGCAGGATGTGCGTCCAAACAAAAGCCCTTGGCCGAGGAAGCAGCGCAGGAACGTTTTCCCAATCAGGACTTTTCTGAGGAAACCAGCGAGCCAACCGATTTCTCTGCACTCTGGGTGCGGGACTTCGACGATCCACAACTCGAGGAGTTGATGGAACAAACGCTCGCAGAGAATCCTGACATCGCAGCCGCGGCCGCACAGCTTCGCGCCGCAACGGCAGTGACCCGTATTGTCGGTGCTGACCGGCTCCCTCAGGTATCCGCCCAAGCGATCGGAAGCCGCGGCCGAACCGTCACGGAATTCGATTTTCCCGGAGTAGGTGAAACGATTCAAACACAGACTGAGAATCGTTTCGAACTCGGCCTCAGCCTATCCTGGGAAGTTGACCTTTGGGGACGTCTGGCAGATTCGCGACAAGCGGCACTCTTTGATGAAGAGGCAAGCGCCGCCCGATTTGCTGGAACGCAACTAGCCCTGTCAACCTCGGTCGCTCGTGCCTGGTTCGAAGCAACCGCACTAACGCTACAGGTTACTATTGCCGAGAAACAGTTGGAGGTCGCGGAGAGGAGTCTGCGGGCCACCGAAGACCGGGTAAACCGTGGACTGCTCGGCAGCCTTGAACTGAGCTTGGCCCGCTCTCAAGTCGAAGGCTCGATCTCAATCCTTGAGAATCGGACTCGTGAAATGCGCAACTCCTTTCGGCTCGTCCAGACCCTGTCCGGCGTCTTTCCCGACGGAGATTTTGAACCGGCACCGCAGCTACCCACCCTTGTAGATCCTCCTCCAGAGGCAATCCCGTCTACTGTTCTCGCTCGAAGACCGGACCTTCAGGCAGCCAGCCTCGACATTTCAGCCGCCGATTCACGGGTGAGTTCTGCAGAGAAAAGTCTGATTCCCACCCTTTCCCTTTCCGGAAATTTCGGAACCTCGAGTGATGAACTATCCGATCTCCTCGACAGTGATTTTACGGTTTGGAATATCGCGGGCAATCTCCTACAGCCCATTTTCCAGGGAGGGAGGCTGCGGGCTCAGGTTGAGCAACAGGAAGCCCTCCTTGCCGTTGCGATTGCTGATTTTGAGTCCACCCTTCTGACTGCTTTTCGGGAAGTGGAAGATGCATTGGACAGCGATAAGTTCCTTCGGGAGGCTGCTCTCCGCGCCGAGAGTTCCGCTATGCTCGCACAGGAAGCAGCCAAAGTCGGTTTCGATCAATACGAACGGGGCCTGATTAGCCTCCTCGACGTTCTCGAGCTACAGAACCGCGCCTTTGAGAGTTTCACTCAAGCGATCGATCTAAAGCTCTCTGCGCTTCTCAACCGAATCGATCTTTATGCAGCTCTTGGCGGAGGGTTCGAATCATACCCTCCTCCGAAGACTACCCTATCCAGCCGATAA